A part of Ziziphus jujuba cultivar Dongzao chromosome 8, ASM3175591v1 genomic DNA contains:
- the LOC107413548 gene encoding uncharacterized protein LOC107413548 isoform X1 has protein sequence MVPRHRLKMGASMKAKSRINLKLLIDSRGQRVLFAEAGKDFVDFLFTLMSLPVGTVINLLSSNAMVGSLGKLYQSIENLDDTLMQPNVDKETLLNPKPPALNGANPIPLLLPNNNIRYEHEGKNMNVFPQINNHNTFGFAVSPSSSTSLVGSLSSSPSLFGSSPSSAFGSSSSPSFGRSSSSPCFGSSSSLPSFGSSSSPPCFGSSLSSSAPSFGSSSSPPCFRSSLSSPSLFGSPSSSPFGSSSLASSFGSLSSSPSLFGRKSSSSCGCGEGGFVKGVVNYMVMDDLEVSPMSTISSIAILNKFNVKEVGALQDKMVSIGMNEVWVYYFLLLIKGLEIIESSFAVKNCSHRCVPGEGSNYQDLVDINYSMCNGPVHPHQNIVLFGPGFTPSLPPGLKVLSKRVLKEKVSTAL, from the exons ATGGTGCCGCGCCACAGACTAAAAATGGGAGCCTCTATGAAGGCCAAGTCCCGTATTAATTTGAAGCTTCTCATCGATTCAAGAGGTCAGAGAGTCCTATTCGCCGAAGCCGGGAaggattttgttgattttttgttcacCCTTATGTCTTTGCCAGTTGGTACGGTAATAAATCTGCTGTCAAGCAATGCCATGGTTGGCAGTCTTGGGAAGCTTTACCAGAGCATTGAGAATCTCGATGACACACTTATGCAGCCAAATGTTGACAAAGAAACCTTGTTGAACCCCAAACCACCAGCTCTTAATGGTGCAAATCCGATACCTCTTTTGTTGCCCAACAATAACATTCGTTATGAGCATGAAGGTAAAAATATGAATGTATTCCCACAAATCAACAACCATAACACATTCGGATTCGCCGTAAgtccatcatcatcaacatcctTAGTCGGAAGTctatcatcatcaccatccttATTCGGAAGTTCACCATCATCAGCATTCGGAAGTTCATCATCACCATCCTTCGgaagatcatcatcatcaccgtGCTTCGGAAGTTCATCATCATTACCATCCTTCGGAAGTTCATCATCACCACCATGCTTCGGAagttcattatcatcatcagcACCATCCTTCGGAAGTTCATCATCACCACCATGCTTCAGAAGTTCATTATCATCACCATCCTTATTCGGAAgtccatcatcatcaccattcGGAAGTTCATCATTAGCATCATCCTTCGGAAGTctatcatcatcaccatccttATTCGGAAgaaaatcatcatcatcttgtgGATGTGGAGAAGGAGGGTTTGTGAAAGGTGTGGTTAATTATATGGTGATGGATGATTTGGAAGTGTCTCCAATGTCTACCATTTCAAGCATAGCCATCCTTAATAAGTTCAATGTTAAGGAGGTTGGTGCTCTTCAGGATAAGATGGTTTCCATTGGCATGAATGAGGTATGGGTAtactattttcttcttttgataAAAG GGCTTGAAATTATTGAAAGCAGCTTTGCAGTCAAAAACTGTTCTCACCGATGTGTTCCTGGGGAAGGAAGCAACTACCAAGATTTAGTTGATATTAATTACTCTATGTGTaacggcccagtccacccgcatcaaaatattgtcctctttggcccagggttcactccatCTCTCCCcccgggcctcaaggttttgtcaaaacgtgtcttgaaggaaaaggtatccacagccttataa
- the LOC107413548 gene encoding uncharacterized protein LOC107413548 isoform X3: MVPRHRLKMGASMKAKSRINLKLLIDSRGQRVLFAEAGKDFVDFLFTLMSLPVGTVINLLSSNAMVGSLGKLYQSIENLDDTLMQPNVDKETLLNPKPPALNGANPIPLLLPNNNIRYEHEGKNMNVFPQINNHNTFGFAVSPSSSTSLVGSLSSSPSLFGSSPSSAFGSSSSPSFGRSSSSPCFGSSSSLPSFGSSSSPPCFGSSLSSSAPSFGSSSSPPCFRSSLSSPSLFGSPSSSPFGSSSLASSFGSLSSSPSLFGRKSSSSCGCGEGGFVKGVVNYMVMDDLEVSPMSTISSIAILNKFNVKEVGALQDKMVSIGMNEGLKLLKAALQSKTVLTDVFLGKEATTKI, translated from the exons ATGGTGCCGCGCCACAGACTAAAAATGGGAGCCTCTATGAAGGCCAAGTCCCGTATTAATTTGAAGCTTCTCATCGATTCAAGAGGTCAGAGAGTCCTATTCGCCGAAGCCGGGAaggattttgttgattttttgttcacCCTTATGTCTTTGCCAGTTGGTACGGTAATAAATCTGCTGTCAAGCAATGCCATGGTTGGCAGTCTTGGGAAGCTTTACCAGAGCATTGAGAATCTCGATGACACACTTATGCAGCCAAATGTTGACAAAGAAACCTTGTTGAACCCCAAACCACCAGCTCTTAATGGTGCAAATCCGATACCTCTTTTGTTGCCCAACAATAACATTCGTTATGAGCATGAAGGTAAAAATATGAATGTATTCCCACAAATCAACAACCATAACACATTCGGATTCGCCGTAAgtccatcatcatcaacatcctTAGTCGGAAGTctatcatcatcaccatccttATTCGGAAGTTCACCATCATCAGCATTCGGAAGTTCATCATCACCATCCTTCGgaagatcatcatcatcaccgtGCTTCGGAAGTTCATCATCATTACCATCCTTCGGAAGTTCATCATCACCACCATGCTTCGGAagttcattatcatcatcagcACCATCCTTCGGAAGTTCATCATCACCACCATGCTTCAGAAGTTCATTATCATCACCATCCTTATTCGGAAgtccatcatcatcaccattcGGAAGTTCATCATTAGCATCATCCTTCGGAAGTctatcatcatcaccatccttATTCGGAAgaaaatcatcatcatcttgtgGATGTGGAGAAGGAGGGTTTGTGAAAGGTGTGGTTAATTATATGGTGATGGATGATTTGGAAGTGTCTCCAATGTCTACCATTTCAAGCATAGCCATCCTTAATAAGTTCAATGTTAAGGAGGTTGGTGCTCTTCAGGATAAGATGGTTTCCATTGGCATGAATGAG GGCTTGAAATTATTGAAAGCAGCTTTGCAGTCAAAAACTGTTCTCACCGATGTGTTCCTGGGGAAGGAAGCAACTACCAAGATTTAG
- the LOC107413548 gene encoding uncharacterized protein LOC107413548 isoform X5: protein MVPRHRLKMGASMKAKSRINLKLLIDSRGQRVLFAEAGKDFVDFLFTLMSLPVGTVINLLSSNAMVGSLGKLYQSIENLDDTLMQPNVDKETLLNPKPPALNGANPIPLLLPNNNIRYEHEGKNMNVFPQINNHNTFGFAVSPSSSTSLVGSLSSSPSLFGSSPSSAFGSSSSPSFGRSSSSPCFGSSSSLPSFGSSSSPPCFGSSLSSSAPSFGSSSSPPCFRSSLSSPSLFGSPSSSPFGSSSLASSFGSLSSSPSLFGRKSSSSCGCGEGGFVKGVVNYMVMDDLEVSPMSTISSIAILNKFNVKEVGALQDKMVSIGMNEV, encoded by the exons ATGGTGCCGCGCCACAGACTAAAAATGGGAGCCTCTATGAAGGCCAAGTCCCGTATTAATTTGAAGCTTCTCATCGATTCAAGAGGTCAGAGAGTCCTATTCGCCGAAGCCGGGAaggattttgttgattttttgttcacCCTTATGTCTTTGCCAGTTGGTACGGTAATAAATCTGCTGTCAAGCAATGCCATGGTTGGCAGTCTTGGGAAGCTTTACCAGAGCATTGAGAATCTCGATGACACACTTATGCAGCCAAATGTTGACAAAGAAACCTTGTTGAACCCCAAACCACCAGCTCTTAATGGTGCAAATCCGATACCTCTTTTGTTGCCCAACAATAACATTCGTTATGAGCATGAAGGTAAAAATATGAATGTATTCCCACAAATCAACAACCATAACACATTCGGATTCGCCGTAAgtccatcatcatcaacatcctTAGTCGGAAGTctatcatcatcaccatccttATTCGGAAGTTCACCATCATCAGCATTCGGAAGTTCATCATCACCATCCTTCGgaagatcatcatcatcaccgtGCTTCGGAAGTTCATCATCATTACCATCCTTCGGAAGTTCATCATCACCACCATGCTTCGGAagttcattatcatcatcagcACCATCCTTCGGAAGTTCATCATCACCACCATGCTTCAGAAGTTCATTATCATCACCATCCTTATTCGGAAgtccatcatcatcaccattcGGAAGTTCATCATTAGCATCATCCTTCGGAAGTctatcatcatcaccatccttATTCGGAAgaaaatcatcatcatcttgtgGATGTGGAGAAGGAGGGTTTGTGAAAGGTGTGGTTAATTATATGGTGATGGATGATTTGGAAGTGTCTCCAATGTCTACCATTTCAAGCATAGCCATCCTTAATAAGTTCAATGTTAAGGAGGTTGGTGCTCTTCAGGATAAGATGGTTTCCATTGGCATGAATGAG GTCTAA
- the LOC107413548 gene encoding uncharacterized protein LOC107413548 isoform X2 gives MVPRHRLKMGASMKAKSRINLKLLIDSRGQRVLFAEAGKDFVDFLFTLMSLPVGTVINLLSSNAMVGSLGKLYQSIENLDDTLMQPNVDKETLLNPKPPALNGANPIPLLLPNNNIRYEHEGKNMNVFPQINNHNTFGFAVSPSSSTSLVGSLSSSPSLFGSSPSSAFGSSSSLPSFGSSSSPPCFGSSLSSSAPSFGSSSSPPCFRSSLSSPSLFGSPSSSPFGSSSLASSFGSLSSSPSLFGRKSSSSCGCGEGGFVKGVVNYMVMDDLEVSPMSTISSIAILNKFNVKEVGALQDKMVSIGMNEVWVYYFLLLIKGLEIIESSFAVKNCSHRCVPGEGSNYQDLVDINYSMCNGPVHPHQNIVLFGPGFTPSLPPGLKVLSKRVLKEKVSTAL, from the exons ATGGTGCCGCGCCACAGACTAAAAATGGGAGCCTCTATGAAGGCCAAGTCCCGTATTAATTTGAAGCTTCTCATCGATTCAAGAGGTCAGAGAGTCCTATTCGCCGAAGCCGGGAaggattttgttgattttttgttcacCCTTATGTCTTTGCCAGTTGGTACGGTAATAAATCTGCTGTCAAGCAATGCCATGGTTGGCAGTCTTGGGAAGCTTTACCAGAGCATTGAGAATCTCGATGACACACTTATGCAGCCAAATGTTGACAAAGAAACCTTGTTGAACCCCAAACCACCAGCTCTTAATGGTGCAAATCCGATACCTCTTTTGTTGCCCAACAATAACATTCGTTATGAGCATGAAGGTAAAAATATGAATGTATTCCCACAAATCAACAACCATAACACATTCGGATTCGCCGTAAgtccatcatcatcaacatcctTAGTCGGAAGTctatcatcatcaccatccttATTCGGAAGTTCACCATCATCAGCA TTCGGAAGTTCATCATCATTACCATCCTTCGGAAGTTCATCATCACCACCATGCTTCGGAagttcattatcatcatcagcACCATCCTTCGGAAGTTCATCATCACCACCATGCTTCAGAAGTTCATTATCATCACCATCCTTATTCGGAAgtccatcatcatcaccattcGGAAGTTCATCATTAGCATCATCCTTCGGAAGTctatcatcatcaccatccttATTCGGAAgaaaatcatcatcatcttgtgGATGTGGAGAAGGAGGGTTTGTGAAAGGTGTGGTTAATTATATGGTGATGGATGATTTGGAAGTGTCTCCAATGTCTACCATTTCAAGCATAGCCATCCTTAATAAGTTCAATGTTAAGGAGGTTGGTGCTCTTCAGGATAAGATGGTTTCCATTGGCATGAATGAGGTATGGGTAtactattttcttcttttgataAAAG GGCTTGAAATTATTGAAAGCAGCTTTGCAGTCAAAAACTGTTCTCACCGATGTGTTCCTGGGGAAGGAAGCAACTACCAAGATTTAGTTGATATTAATTACTCTATGTGTaacggcccagtccacccgcatcaaaatattgtcctctttggcccagggttcactccatCTCTCCCcccgggcctcaaggttttgtcaaaacgtgtcttgaaggaaaaggtatccacagccttataa
- the LOC107413548 gene encoding uncharacterized protein LOC107413548 isoform X4, whose product MVPRHRLKMGASMKAKSRINLKLLIDSRGQRVLFAEAGKDFVDFLFTLMSLPVGTVINLLSSNAMVGSLGKLYQSIENLDDTLMQPNVDKETLLNPKPPALNGANPIPLLLPNNNIRYEHEGKNMNVFPQINNHNTFGFAVSPSSSTSLVGSLSSSPSLFGSSPSSAFGSSSSPSFGRSSSSPCFGSSSSLPSFGSSSSPPCFGSSLSSSAPSFGSSSSPPCFRSSLSSPSLFGSPSSSPFGSSSLASSFGSLSSSPSLFGRKSSSSCGCGEGGFVKGVVNYMVMDDLEVSPMSTISSIAILNKFNVKEVGALQDKMVSIGMNECELGLIHIY is encoded by the exons ATGGTGCCGCGCCACAGACTAAAAATGGGAGCCTCTATGAAGGCCAAGTCCCGTATTAATTTGAAGCTTCTCATCGATTCAAGAGGTCAGAGAGTCCTATTCGCCGAAGCCGGGAaggattttgttgattttttgttcacCCTTATGTCTTTGCCAGTTGGTACGGTAATAAATCTGCTGTCAAGCAATGCCATGGTTGGCAGTCTTGGGAAGCTTTACCAGAGCATTGAGAATCTCGATGACACACTTATGCAGCCAAATGTTGACAAAGAAACCTTGTTGAACCCCAAACCACCAGCTCTTAATGGTGCAAATCCGATACCTCTTTTGTTGCCCAACAATAACATTCGTTATGAGCATGAAGGTAAAAATATGAATGTATTCCCACAAATCAACAACCATAACACATTCGGATTCGCCGTAAgtccatcatcatcaacatcctTAGTCGGAAGTctatcatcatcaccatccttATTCGGAAGTTCACCATCATCAGCATTCGGAAGTTCATCATCACCATCCTTCGgaagatcatcatcatcaccgtGCTTCGGAAGTTCATCATCATTACCATCCTTCGGAAGTTCATCATCACCACCATGCTTCGGAagttcattatcatcatcagcACCATCCTTCGGAAGTTCATCATCACCACCATGCTTCAGAAGTTCATTATCATCACCATCCTTATTCGGAAgtccatcatcatcaccattcGGAAGTTCATCATTAGCATCATCCTTCGGAAGTctatcatcatcaccatccttATTCGGAAgaaaatcatcatcatcttgtgGATGTGGAGAAGGAGGGTTTGTGAAAGGTGTGGTTAATTATATGGTGATGGATGATTTGGAAGTGTCTCCAATGTCTACCATTTCAAGCATAGCCATCCTTAATAAGTTCAATGTTAAGGAGGTTGGTGCTCTTCAGGATAAGATGGTTTCCATTGGCATGAATGAG TGTGAATTAGGTCTAATacacatatattga